From Streptomyces yatensis, one genomic window encodes:
- a CDS encoding TetR family transcriptional regulator — protein sequence MPPPETPLTPARILEATEDVLRRYGPAKATVVDVARALGVSHGSVYRHFRSKTALREAVTDRWLDQDHDDLSRIAHAKAPATERLESWLRTLFAAKRRKAGADPELFATYVALASENSETVAGHVETMLDHLTTIVESGIADGEFTMRDARATARALWDATTQFHDPVYAPRWSDPDMDLAFAAVCELLLDGLRAH from the coding sequence ATGCCCCCGCCCGAGACCCCCCTGACGCCCGCCCGCATCCTCGAAGCCACTGAGGACGTGCTGCGCCGCTACGGCCCCGCGAAGGCCACGGTGGTGGACGTGGCCCGGGCGCTGGGGGTCAGCCACGGCAGCGTCTACCGCCACTTCCGCTCGAAGACGGCACTGCGCGAGGCGGTCACCGACCGCTGGCTCGACCAGGACCACGACGACCTGTCCCGCATAGCCCATGCGAAGGCCCCCGCGACCGAGCGGCTGGAGAGCTGGCTGCGCACCCTGTTCGCCGCCAAGCGCCGTAAGGCGGGCGCCGATCCGGAGCTCTTCGCCACGTACGTGGCGCTGGCCTCCGAGAACAGCGAGACCGTCGCGGGCCACGTCGAGACGATGCTCGACCATCTCACCACGATCGTCGAAAGCGGCATCGCCGACGGGGAGTTCACCATGCGGGACGCCCGCGCCACGGCCCGCGCGCTATGGGACGCGACGACTCAATTCCACGACCCCGTCTACGCGCCCCGGTGGTCGGACCCGGACATGGACCTGGCCTTCGCGGCCGTCTGCGAACTCCTCCTGGACGGCCTGCGAGCCCACTGA
- a CDS encoding response regulator transcription factor, with protein sequence MRAVIAEDSVLLRIGLVKVLQMAGFEVTAEAADAEGLLTAVEEHRPDIAVVDVRMPPGFTDEGVRAALLIRRQWPDTAVLLLSQYVEERYAADLLTAHTSGIGYLLKQRVADVEEFIDALRRVAGGGTALDPQVVAQLLVRRHSDPLDRLTSRERDVLELMAGGRSNAGIAGALVISESAVAKHINSIFGKLDLPVADADHRRVLAVLRFLGVG encoded by the coding sequence GTGCGTGCTGTGATCGCCGAGGACTCGGTTCTGCTGCGGATCGGCCTGGTCAAGGTGTTGCAGATGGCGGGCTTCGAGGTGACCGCGGAGGCGGCGGACGCGGAGGGCTTGCTGACGGCGGTGGAGGAGCACCGCCCGGACATCGCCGTGGTGGACGTACGGATGCCGCCGGGCTTCACGGACGAGGGCGTCCGGGCGGCCCTGCTCATCCGGCGGCAGTGGCCGGACACGGCGGTACTGCTGCTCTCGCAGTACGTGGAGGAGCGCTACGCGGCCGATCTGCTCACCGCGCACACGAGCGGGATCGGCTATCTGCTGAAGCAACGCGTCGCGGACGTGGAGGAGTTCATCGACGCGCTGCGGCGGGTGGCGGGCGGTGGCACCGCCCTGGACCCGCAGGTCGTGGCCCAGCTTCTGGTGCGGCGGCACAGCGATCCGCTGGACCGGCTGACCTCGCGCGAGCGGGACGTACTGGAGCTGATGGCGGGCGGGCGGTCGAACGCGGGGATCGCGGGGGCGCTGGTGATCAGCGAGAGCGCGGTGGCGAAGCACATCAACAGCATCTTCGGGAAGCTGGACCTGCCGGTCGCCGACGCGGACCACCGCCGGGTGCTGGCCGTGCTGCGGTTCCTGGGCGTGGGCTGA
- a CDS encoding sensor histidine kinase: MSLLTAIRPAFGRSLHRLRRDLGFGVAGAAVQFVAWAVPMSVPWLIYEDTSALGEVMLALTLPLVVPALATPVLTRVQRWRFKALLDIEITGPKVAPRQLWYHLLAGPAVAWGGVLAVTMALVGLAAATVYIWIWGVPLSWRVEHVGYSTKAAYVTVGGVILLALAYALVGALARLDVRAATALLGPVPAKELERRVEDLTESRAGAVDVADAERRRIERDLHDGAQQRLVSMAVNLGLAKATLTDLPDEARQVIEEAHREAKDAIEELSALVRGLHPAVLDELGLDAALSGIAARAPLPVRLHVHVPERAAPTVEAVAYFVVSEALTNVAKHARAERADVTVVRTGDMLRVVVADDGEGGADAARGSGLTGLAKRVGSVDGTFGISSPSGGPTVITVELPCVL, encoded by the coding sequence ATGAGCCTCCTCACCGCGATACGCCCCGCGTTCGGGCGTTCGCTGCACCGGCTGCGACGCGACCTCGGTTTCGGTGTCGCGGGCGCGGCGGTGCAGTTCGTGGCCTGGGCGGTGCCGATGAGCGTTCCGTGGCTGATCTACGAGGACACCTCGGCCCTGGGGGAGGTCATGCTCGCCCTCACCCTCCCCCTCGTCGTTCCGGCTCTGGCCACGCCCGTGCTGACGCGCGTCCAGCGGTGGCGCTTCAAGGCGTTGCTCGACATCGAGATCACCGGGCCCAAGGTGGCCCCGCGGCAACTCTGGTACCACCTGTTGGCCGGACCGGCGGTCGCCTGGGGAGGGGTGCTGGCCGTCACGATGGCCCTCGTCGGTCTCGCGGCCGCCACGGTGTACATCTGGATATGGGGCGTCCCGCTGTCCTGGCGGGTCGAACATGTCGGGTACTCGACCAAGGCCGCGTATGTCACGGTCGGGGGCGTGATCCTGCTGGCCCTTGCCTACGCGCTCGTCGGCGCCCTCGCACGGCTCGACGTGCGCGCCGCCACCGCGCTGCTGGGCCCCGTACCCGCCAAGGAGTTGGAGCGCCGGGTCGAGGACCTGACCGAGAGCAGGGCGGGCGCGGTCGACGTGGCGGACGCCGAGCGCCGCCGTATCGAACGTGATCTGCACGACGGTGCCCAGCAGCGGCTGGTCTCCATGGCGGTCAACCTGGGGTTGGCCAAGGCCACGCTGACCGATCTGCCGGACGAGGCCCGGCAGGTGATCGAGGAGGCGCACCGCGAGGCCAAGGACGCCATCGAGGAGCTGAGCGCTCTGGTGCGGGGCCTCCACCCGGCCGTCCTCGACGAGCTCGGCCTGGACGCCGCCCTTTCCGGCATCGCGGCGCGCGCCCCGCTGCCGGTTCGGCTGCATGTCCATGTGCCGGAGCGAGCCGCGCCGACCGTCGAGGCCGTCGCGTACTTCGTCGTATCCGAGGCCCTCACCAACGTCGCCAAGCACGCCCGGGCGGAGCGGGCCGATGTCACGGTCGTCCGTACCGGGGACATGCTCCGGGTCGTCGTCGCCGACGACGGGGAGGGCGGGGCCGACGCCGCCCGGGGCAGCGGTCTCACCGGGCTCGCCAAGCGGGTGGGCTCGGTGGACGGCACGTTCGGGATCAGCAGTCCCTCCGGGGGCCCGACCGTCATCACCGTGGAGCTGCCGTGCGTGCTGTGA
- a CDS encoding metal ABC transporter permease, with amino-acid sequence MLEILDYAFMQRALLAAVLVGITAPAVGIYLVQRRQAIMGDGIGHVALTGVALGFLTGTNPVWTAVAVSALGAIAMELIRWYGKTRGDLALAMLFYGGMAGGVLLINLSPTGSNANLTTYLFGSITTVSPEDVVAISLLAAFVVLITLGLRRQLFAVCQDEEFARVTGLPVRTLNLLLAVTAAVTVTVAMRVVGLLLVSALMVVPVAAAQQATRGFAMTLALAITIGVVVTLSGTVFSFYKNVPPGASIVVLAIGVFAAITALAAPLAKRRARRVATAGEGCTVRDDVLV; translated from the coding sequence ATGCTCGAGATCCTCGACTACGCCTTCATGCAGCGGGCCCTGCTCGCCGCGGTCCTGGTGGGCATCACCGCGCCCGCCGTCGGCATCTACCTCGTCCAGCGCCGCCAGGCGATCATGGGCGACGGGATCGGCCATGTCGCCCTTACCGGCGTCGCCCTCGGCTTCCTGACCGGCACCAACCCCGTGTGGACCGCCGTCGCCGTCTCCGCCCTCGGCGCGATCGCCATGGAGCTGATCCGCTGGTACGGCAAGACCCGTGGCGATCTCGCCCTCGCGATGCTCTTCTACGGCGGGATGGCGGGCGGTGTGCTGCTGATCAACCTCTCGCCGACCGGCTCCAACGCCAACCTCACCACCTATCTCTTCGGCTCGATCACCACGGTCTCCCCCGAGGACGTCGTCGCGATCTCCCTCCTCGCCGCCTTCGTCGTCCTGATCACGCTGGGGCTGCGCCGCCAGCTGTTCGCGGTGTGCCAGGACGAGGAGTTCGCCCGGGTGACCGGCCTCCCGGTGCGCACGCTCAACCTGCTGCTGGCCGTCACCGCGGCCGTCACGGTCACCGTCGCCATGCGCGTCGTGGGCCTGCTCCTGGTCAGCGCCCTGATGGTGGTCCCGGTCGCCGCCGCCCAGCAGGCCACCCGGGGCTTCGCGATGACGCTCGCGCTGGCGATCACCATCGGCGTCGTGGTGACCCTGTCCGGCACGGTCTTCTCCTTCTACAAGAACGTCCCGCCCGGCGCGAGCATCGTCGTCCTCGCCATCGGCGTCTTCGCCGCGATCACGGCGCTGGCCGCACCTCTGGCGAAAAGACGCGCCCGACGGGTGGCCACGGCCGGGGAAGGGTGCACGGTGAGGGACGATGTACTCGTATAA
- a CDS encoding glycine--tRNA ligase, whose protein sequence is MAADKIDTIVSLSKRRGFVYPCSEIYGGQRAAWDYGPLGVELKENIKRQWWRSMVTSRDDVVGLDSSVILAREVWEASGHVATFTDPLTECTSCHKRFRADHLEEAYEAKHGRLPENGLADVNCPHCGNKGSFTEPKQFSGLLATHLGPTQDSGSIAYLRPETAQGIFTNFLAVQQTSRRKPPFGIAQVGKSFRNEITPGNFIFRTREFEQMEMEFFVKPGEDETWHEYWMEQRWNWYRDLGLQEANIRWYEHPKEKLSHYSKRTADIEYRFSFGGSEWGELEGLANRTDFDLKAHSAASGQDLSYFDQEAGERWTPYVIEPAAGVGRAMLAFMLDAYVEDEAPNAKGKMEKRTVMRLDPRLAPVKVAVLPLSRNPQLSPKAKGLAADLRKHWNIEFDDAGAIGRRYRRQDEIGTPFCVTVDFDTLDDNAVTVRERDTMKQERVSLDQIQSYLGGRLIGC, encoded by the coding sequence GTGGCCGCCGACAAGATCGACACCATCGTCAGCCTCAGCAAGCGCCGTGGCTTCGTCTACCCGTGCAGCGAGATCTACGGCGGCCAGCGAGCCGCCTGGGACTACGGACCGCTCGGTGTGGAGCTGAAGGAGAACATCAAGCGGCAGTGGTGGCGTTCGATGGTCACCTCTCGTGACGACGTCGTCGGACTCGACTCGTCCGTGATCCTGGCCCGTGAGGTGTGGGAGGCGTCCGGCCACGTCGCCACCTTCACGGACCCGCTCACCGAGTGCACCTCCTGCCACAAGCGGTTCCGCGCGGACCACCTGGAGGAGGCGTACGAGGCCAAGCACGGCCGCCTCCCCGAGAACGGCCTGGCCGACGTCAACTGCCCGCACTGCGGCAACAAGGGCAGCTTCACCGAGCCCAAGCAGTTCTCCGGGCTGCTCGCCACCCACCTCGGCCCGACCCAGGACTCCGGCTCGATCGCGTACCTGCGCCCCGAGACCGCTCAGGGCATCTTCACCAACTTCCTCGCCGTCCAGCAGACCTCGCGCCGGAAGCCGCCGTTCGGTATCGCCCAGGTCGGCAAGTCGTTCCGCAACGAGATCACGCCCGGAAACTTCATCTTCCGGACGCGTGAATTCGAGCAGATGGAGATGGAGTTCTTCGTCAAGCCGGGCGAGGACGAGACGTGGCACGAGTACTGGATGGAGCAGCGCTGGAACTGGTACCGGGACCTCGGTCTCCAGGAGGCGAACATCCGGTGGTACGAGCACCCGAAGGAGAAGCTCTCCCACTACTCCAAGCGCACCGCTGACATCGAGTACCGCTTCAGCTTCGGCGGCTCGGAGTGGGGCGAGCTGGAGGGCCTGGCCAACCGCACCGACTTCGACCTGAAGGCGCACTCGGCGGCCTCCGGCCAGGACCTGTCGTACTTCGACCAGGAGGCCGGCGAGCGCTGGACCCCCTACGTCATCGAGCCGGCGGCGGGCGTGGGCCGCGCGATGCTGGCCTTCATGCTCGACGCGTACGTCGAGGACGAGGCGCCCAACGCCAAGGGCAAGATGGAGAAGCGCACCGTGATGCGGCTCGACCCGCGCCTGGCGCCGGTCAAGGTCGCGGTGCTGCCGCTGTCCCGCAACCCGCAGCTCTCGCCGAAGGCCAAGGGGCTCGCGGCGGACCTGCGCAAGCACTGGAACATCGAGTTCGACGACGCGGGCGCGATCGGCCGCCGCTACCGTCGCCAGGACGAGATCGGCACGCCCTTCTGCGTCACCGTGGACTTCGACACCCTCGACGACAACGCCGTGACCGTGCGTGAGCGCGACACGATGAAGCAGGAGCGGGTCTCCCTCGACCAGATCCAGTCCTACCTCGGCGGCCGCCTGATCGGCTGCTGA
- a CDS encoding MFS transporter: protein MTETQISTIRTRNAAPDAAKTTGTKNTGGKTTGGTTTGGNTGGKTTGHIHTSSGPALSPLGLFTVLLGAALPLIDFFIVNVALPTMDHDLHAGPAVLELVVAGYGVAYAVLLVLGGRLGDTFGRRRLFLAGMAAFGLTSLACGLAPDAWSLVGARVAQGASAALMLPQVLATIHSSTSGTRRARALSMYGATAGLSMVAGQILGGVLVAADIAGTGWRAVFLVNVPVAVIGLVLAVRTVPETRSNRPAPVDVPGTVLLALSLITLMVPLTEGRAAGWPLWTWLALGAFPFVAAAFYVVERRADRAGGTPLLPPSLFALSGLRRGLPMVVPFSIGFGGFMFVIAVALQQGLRYGPVEAGLALAPMATTFFVASLMGPRLVGRFGSRVVTAGGLIQAVGIAMLMVAVWRDWQGLSLAGLLPGVALAGFGQGLQLPVLIRIVLADVPSERAGVGSGVMVTTQQSALALGVATLGTLFLSLEPSMGMGDALVITLAAQLAAIALTLLLSLRLPRAVA, encoded by the coding sequence GTGACCGAAACGCAGATTTCCACGATACGAACGAGAAACGCCGCCCCGGACGCAGCGAAGACGACCGGCACGAAGAACACAGGCGGAAAGACCACCGGCGGGACGACCACAGGCGGGAACACCGGCGGGAAGACCACCGGGCACATCCACACCTCCTCCGGCCCCGCGCTGAGCCCCCTCGGGCTGTTCACCGTGTTGCTGGGCGCGGCGCTGCCGCTGATCGACTTCTTCATCGTCAACGTGGCCCTGCCCACCATGGACCACGATCTCCACGCCGGTCCGGCCGTCCTGGAGCTCGTCGTCGCCGGATACGGCGTGGCCTACGCGGTGCTGCTGGTCCTCGGCGGCCGGCTGGGCGACACCTTCGGACGGCGCAGGCTCTTCCTCGCCGGGATGGCGGCCTTCGGGCTGACCTCGCTGGCCTGCGGGCTCGCGCCGGACGCCTGGAGCCTGGTGGGCGCCCGGGTGGCACAGGGCGCCTCGGCCGCGCTGATGCTGCCCCAGGTGCTGGCCACGATCCACTCCTCGACCAGCGGGACGCGCCGCGCCCGCGCGCTGAGCATGTACGGCGCCACGGCCGGTCTGTCCATGGTCGCGGGGCAGATCCTGGGCGGTGTGCTGGTGGCCGCGGACATCGCGGGCACCGGGTGGCGCGCGGTCTTCCTGGTCAATGTGCCGGTCGCGGTGATCGGCCTGGTCCTCGCGGTCCGTACGGTCCCCGAGACCCGTTCCAACCGGCCCGCGCCGGTGGACGTGCCGGGCACCGTGCTGCTCGCGCTGTCGCTGATCACGCTGATGGTGCCGCTGACCGAGGGGCGGGCGGCGGGCTGGCCGCTGTGGACCTGGCTGGCGCTGGGCGCGTTCCCGTTCGTGGCCGCCGCGTTCTACGTCGTGGAGCGGCGCGCCGACCGGGCGGGAGGGACGCCGCTGCTGCCGCCGAGCCTGTTCGCGCTGAGTGGGCTGCGGCGCGGGCTGCCGATGGTGGTGCCGTTCTCGATCGGCTTCGGTGGCTTCATGTTCGTCATCGCGGTCGCGCTGCAGCAGGGCCTGCGGTACGGGCCGGTCGAGGCCGGGCTGGCGCTGGCGCCGATGGCCACGACGTTCTTCGTGGCCTCGCTGATGGGTCCGCGCCTGGTGGGCCGGTTCGGCAGCCGTGTGGTGACCGCGGGCGGGCTGATCCAGGCCGTGGGCATCGCGATGCTGATGGTGGCCGTATGGCGCGACTGGCAGGGCCTGTCGCTGGCCGGGCTGCTGCCGGGGGTGGCACTGGCCGGGTTCGGGCAGGGGCTGCAGCTTCCGGTGCTGATCCGGATCGTGCTGGCCGATGTGCCGAGCGAGCGGGCCGGAGTGGGGAGCGGCGTGATGGTCACCACCCAGCAGTCCGCGCTGGCGCTGGGCGTGGCGACGCTCGGCACGCTCTTCCTGTCCCTGGAGCCGTCGATGGGCATGGGCGACGCGCTGGTCATCACACTCGCGGCCCAGCTGGCGGCGATCGCGCTGACCCTGCTGCTGAGCCTGCGCCTGCCGCGCGCGGTGGCGTAG
- a CDS encoding metal ABC transporter substrate-binding protein produces the protein MNIRRLRPTTALVGAAALGLTTLTACSSNVGDGRTDGKLDVVASFYPMQFLAQRIGGSAVHVSSLTKPGVEPHDLEISPRQTADLSEAGLVVYLKGLQPSVDRAIGQAEPKHVADAASYTTLEDHGTEVEGDHGGEGDHGGEVGHGGHAHSGDAAADPHIWLDPVRYAQVAKGVGKALEKADPDHATTYKKNTTALVKELTTLDQDFRSGLKDRSSDTFITTHAAFGYLAERYGLRQEAISGLDPESEPSPARIKGLHSVAKKDKVNTVFFETLVSDRTAKTLAGDLHLRTDVLDPIEGIGDKSKGDDYIQVMRSNLKALQKALGTK, from the coding sequence ATGAACATACGTCGCCTCAGGCCCACGACCGCCCTCGTCGGAGCCGCCGCACTGGGCCTGACCACCCTCACAGCCTGCTCCTCCAACGTCGGCGACGGAAGGACGGACGGCAAGCTGGATGTGGTGGCGTCGTTCTACCCCATGCAGTTCCTCGCCCAGCGGATCGGCGGGAGCGCCGTCCATGTGTCCTCCCTGACCAAGCCGGGCGTCGAGCCGCACGATCTGGAGATCAGCCCCCGGCAGACCGCCGATCTCAGCGAGGCCGGCCTGGTGGTCTACCTCAAGGGTCTCCAGCCCTCCGTCGACCGGGCCATCGGACAGGCCGAGCCGAAGCACGTCGCCGACGCCGCCTCGTACACCACGCTGGAGGACCACGGCACCGAGGTCGAGGGCGACCACGGGGGTGAAGGCGATCACGGGGGCGAGGTAGGGCACGGGGGCCACGCCCACTCCGGCGACGCCGCCGCCGACCCCCACATCTGGCTGGACCCGGTGCGCTACGCCCAGGTCGCCAAGGGCGTCGGCAAGGCGCTGGAGAAGGCCGACCCCGATCACGCCACGACGTACAAGAAGAACACCACCGCCCTGGTCAAGGAGCTGACCACGCTCGATCAGGACTTCCGGAGCGGTTTGAAGGACCGTTCTTCGGACACCTTCATCACGACCCACGCCGCCTTCGGCTATCTCGCCGAGCGCTACGGCCTGCGGCAGGAGGCGATCTCCGGGCTCGACCCCGAGTCCGAGCCCAGCCCGGCCCGGATCAAGGGGCTGCACAGCGTCGCCAAGAAGGACAAGGTCAACACCGTCTTCTTCGAAACCCTCGTGAGCGACCGGACGGCGAAGACGCTGGCGGGCGATCTCCATCTGCGGACCGATGTGCTCGATCCCATCGAGGGCATCGGCGACAAGTCCAAGGGTGACGACTACATCCAGGTCATGCGATCCAACCTGAAGGCCCTGCAGAAGGCGCTGGGCACCAAGTGA
- a CDS encoding aldo/keto reductase: MQNRQLGTTGPQVSAIGLGCMGMSPMYGADVDRAESIATLHAALDAGITLLDTGDFYGMGHNELLINEALRTAPAAHRERALTSVKFGALRGPDGTWLGHDGRPAAVRNFLAYSLQRLGTDHIDIYRIARLDPAVPIEETVGAIAEAVQAGYVRHIGLSEVGPETIRRAAAVAPISDLQIEYSLLERGIEDEILPVCRELGIGITPYGVLSRGLISGHWSRERTTDAQDFRNRAPRFQGENLDRNLGLVEALRKIADGKGVSVAQIAIAWVLAQGIRHATAIVPLIGSRRRDQLTEALGALDVTLDADDMAAVEEAVPANAAAGTRYPEAQMATLDSEKK, translated from the coding sequence GTGCAGAACCGCCAGCTCGGCACCACCGGCCCCCAGGTCTCCGCGATCGGCCTCGGCTGTATGGGCATGTCCCCCATGTACGGCGCCGACGTCGACCGGGCCGAGTCCATCGCCACCCTCCACGCCGCGCTCGACGCCGGGATCACCCTGCTCGACACCGGCGACTTCTACGGCATGGGCCATAACGAACTGCTCATCAACGAGGCCCTGCGCACCGCCCCCGCCGCCCACCGCGAACGCGCCCTGACCAGCGTGAAGTTCGGCGCCCTGCGCGGCCCGGACGGCACCTGGCTCGGCCATGACGGCCGTCCCGCCGCCGTCAGGAACTTCCTCGCGTACTCGCTCCAGCGGCTGGGCACCGACCACATCGACATCTACCGGATCGCCCGCCTGGACCCGGCCGTCCCGATCGAGGAGACGGTCGGGGCCATCGCCGAGGCCGTACAGGCGGGCTACGTACGGCATATCGGCCTCTCGGAGGTGGGCCCCGAGACCATCCGGCGGGCCGCCGCCGTCGCCCCGATCTCGGATCTCCAGATCGAGTACTCACTGCTCGAGCGCGGCATCGAGGACGAGATCCTGCCCGTCTGCCGTGAGCTGGGCATCGGGATCACTCCGTACGGGGTGCTCTCGCGCGGCCTGATCAGCGGCCACTGGAGCCGGGAGCGCACCACGGACGCGCAGGACTTCCGCAACAGGGCCCCGCGGTTCCAGGGCGAGAACCTCGACCGCAACCTCGGCCTCGTGGAGGCCCTCCGCAAGATCGCCGACGGTAAGGGCGTCAGCGTCGCCCAGATCGCCATCGCCTGGGTGCTGGCACAGGGCATCCGGCACGCCACCGCCATCGTCCCGCTCATCGGGTCCCGCCGCCGCGACCAGCTCACCGAGGCCCTGGGGGCACTTGACGTTACGCTCGACGCCGACGATATGGCCGCCGTCGAGGAAGCCGTCCCGGCGAACGCCGCCGCGGGCACCCGCTACCCGGAGGCCCAGATGGCCACCCTCGACAGCGAGAAGAAGTAA
- a CDS encoding Fur family transcriptional regulator, producing MVTAGPPVRGRSTRQRAAVAAALDEVDEFRSAQELHDMLKHRGDSVGLTTVYRTLQSLADAGEVDVLRTTEGEAVYRRCNSEEHHHHLVCRACGKAVEVEGPAVEKWADAIAAEHGFVDVAHTIEIFGTCGDCAAAKAAQD from the coding sequence GTGGTGACCGCGGGTCCCCCAGTACGCGGCCGGTCCACCAGGCAGCGCGCCGCGGTGGCGGCGGCACTGGACGAGGTGGACGAGTTCCGCAGTGCGCAGGAGCTCCACGACATGCTCAAGCACCGCGGCGACTCGGTGGGCCTGACCACTGTCTACCGCACCCTCCAGTCCCTCGCCGACGCCGGCGAGGTCGACGTCCTCCGCACCACGGAGGGCGAGGCGGTCTACCGCCGCTGCAACAGCGAGGAACACCACCACCACCTGGTCTGCCGCGCCTGCGGCAAGGCGGTGGAGGTGGAGGGCCCGGCCGTCGAAAAGTGGGCCGACGCGATCGCCGCCGAGCACGGCTTCGTGGACGTGGCCCACACCATCGAGATCTTCGGCACCTGCGGCGACTGCGCGGCGGCGAAGGCCGCACAGGATTGA
- a CDS encoding metal ABC transporter ATP-binding protein produces the protein MATEEPMKAEEPDIAPTAPPHPAPISDSKADPAADPISLRGATATLGGRPVLRGIDLTVRRGEVVALLGANGSGKSTAVRSIVGQVPLSGGELALFGTPRRRFRDWARIGYVPQRTTAASGVPATVREVVSAGRLARRRFGPPRKADRAAVQRALELVGMADRARDPVSALSGGQHQRVLIARALAGEPELLIMDEPMAGVDLASQEILAGTLREQVAAGATVLLVLHELGPLEPLIDRAVVLRDGCVVHDGPPPKAVGQHALPGHDHVHPHAAPDAEPIRTGLLT, from the coding sequence ATGGCGACCGAGGAACCCATGAAAGCCGAGGAGCCGGACATAGCCCCGACCGCGCCCCCGCATCCGGCACCGATCTCCGACTCGAAGGCGGACCCGGCCGCCGACCCCATATCCCTGCGCGGCGCCACCGCCACCCTCGGTGGCCGCCCCGTGCTGCGCGGCATCGATCTGACCGTCCGCCGCGGCGAGGTCGTGGCGCTGCTCGGCGCCAACGGCTCGGGCAAGTCCACCGCCGTCCGGTCCATCGTCGGCCAGGTGCCGCTCAGCGGCGGTGAGCTGGCCCTCTTCGGCACGCCCCGCCGCCGCTTCCGCGACTGGGCCCGGATCGGTTACGTACCGCAGCGCACCACGGCCGCCAGCGGCGTCCCCGCGACCGTGCGCGAGGTCGTCTCGGCGGGCCGGCTGGCCCGCCGCCGGTTCGGCCCGCCGCGCAAGGCGGACCGGGCGGCCGTTCAGCGGGCCCTGGAGCTCGTCGGCATGGCCGACCGCGCCCGGGACCCGGTGAGCGCCCTCTCCGGCGGTCAGCACCAGCGCGTGCTGATCGCCCGCGCCCTCGCGGGCGAACCGGAACTGCTGATCATGGACGAGCCGATGGCCGGGGTCGACCTCGCCAGCCAGGAGATCCTCGCGGGCACCCTCCGCGAGCAGGTCGCCGCCGGCGCCACGGTCCTTCTCGTCCTCCATGAGCTCGGCCCGCTGGAGCCGCTGATCGACCGCGCGGTGGTGCTGCGCGACGGCTGCGTGGTCCACGACGGACCGCCGCCCAAGGCCGTGGGCCAGCACGCGCTGCCCGGCCATGACCACGTCCATCCCCATGCGGCGCCCGACGCCGAACCGATCCGGACAGGGTTGCTGACCTGA